The Corynebacterium jeddahense genome has a window encoding:
- a CDS encoding metal-sensitive transcriptional regulator, with product MMNDHGYIGDKDRYLARLKRIEGQTRGIHRMIDENAYCIDILTQISAVNAALKGVALGLLDDHLKHCVADAMSDGQEADAKIEEASAAIARLVKS from the coding sequence ATGATGAACGACCACGGCTACATCGGCGATAAAGACCGCTACCTCGCCCGGCTCAAACGTATCGAGGGGCAAACCCGCGGTATTCACCGCATGATCGACGAAAACGCCTACTGCATTGACATCCTCACCCAGATCAGTGCGGTAAACGCGGCCCTGAAGGGCGTAGCACTGGGCCTGTTGGACGACCACTTGAAGCACTGTGTTGCCGATGCGATGAGCGACGGTCAGGAAGCCGACGCAAAGATCGAAGAAGCGTCCGCAGCTATCGCTCGACTGGTGAAATCCTAG
- a CDS encoding heavy metal translocating P-type ATPase, with amino-acid sequence MLVLAIPVVGFNETFAHLIGYQLPDAEWAQWISPLLGTVIYLWGGRPFLTGAVSEIRSRNPGMMLLITLAITVAFISSWGASLHLLDRELDFWWELALLVVIMLLGHWIEMRSLAQTTSALDSLAALLPDEAEKVDGDEVVKVTPADLEVGDVVIVRPGASVPADGTIVEGSASMDESMVTGESKTVRRGEGEHVVAGTIAADSGLRIKVTATGGDTALAGIQKLVTDAQESSSRAQRLADKAAAWLFWFTLGAAILTAVIWTIVGVPNDAVVRTITVLVIACPHALGLAIPLVVSIATERAARGGVLIKDRLALESMRNVDAVLFDKTGTLTKGEPTVTAIDPVSGYEEADVLALAAAAEADSEHPLARAITGAAETRDVAVPSASDFSSSPAVGVKATVEARTVEVGGPYLLEQHSVDELPVADQWREEDAIILHVLADGEVIGALRLADEIRPESRDAVDALRASGVQVVMITGDAQAVADSVAHDLGIDRVFAGVRPEHKAAKVKELQGEGHKVAMVGDGVNDAPALAQANVGIAIGAGTDVAIGSAGVVLASSDPRLVLSVIELSRATYRKMKQNLWWAAGYNLLSVPLAAGILAPIGFVMPMSVGAILMSASTVVVALNAQLLRRLDLTPQGSADRMLNRSK; translated from the coding sequence ATGCTGGTTCTAGCGATCCCGGTTGTCGGATTTAACGAAACCTTCGCCCATCTCATCGGCTACCAGCTGCCTGACGCGGAATGGGCCCAGTGGATCTCACCGCTTTTGGGAACGGTGATCTACTTGTGGGGAGGCCGGCCGTTTTTGACTGGGGCTGTATCCGAGATCCGCTCCCGTAACCCCGGCATGATGCTGCTCATCACGCTAGCGATCACTGTTGCGTTCATCTCGTCTTGGGGTGCGAGCCTGCACTTACTGGATCGCGAACTGGATTTCTGGTGGGAACTGGCGCTGCTGGTGGTCATCATGCTGCTGGGACACTGGATCGAGATGCGCTCACTCGCCCAGACCACCTCCGCCCTGGACTCGCTTGCGGCACTCCTGCCCGACGAGGCTGAGAAGGTCGACGGCGACGAGGTTGTGAAGGTTACCCCGGCGGATCTTGAGGTCGGCGATGTCGTGATCGTGCGGCCCGGCGCGTCCGTGCCTGCCGACGGCACAATCGTCGAAGGCAGCGCCAGCATGGACGAGTCGATGGTCACCGGTGAGTCGAAAACGGTGCGCCGCGGTGAAGGCGAGCACGTAGTCGCTGGCACCATCGCGGCAGACTCGGGCCTGCGCATCAAGGTCACAGCCACGGGTGGCGACACCGCGTTGGCCGGCATTCAAAAGCTCGTCACCGATGCCCAAGAATCGTCATCGCGGGCGCAGCGCCTCGCAGACAAGGCTGCCGCGTGGTTGTTCTGGTTCACCCTCGGCGCCGCCATTCTGACTGCCGTAATCTGGACGATCGTCGGGGTACCGAACGACGCGGTCGTGCGTACCATCACCGTGCTCGTCATCGCCTGCCCCCACGCCTTAGGTCTCGCGATCCCGCTGGTTGTTTCAATCGCGACGGAACGCGCCGCCCGCGGTGGGGTGCTGATTAAGGACCGGCTCGCGCTTGAATCCATGCGCAACGTCGACGCCGTGTTGTTCGACAAGACCGGCACCCTCACCAAAGGCGAACCGACCGTCACCGCGATCGACCCCGTCAGCGGATATGAGGAAGCAGACGTGCTCGCGCTGGCAGCGGCCGCCGAGGCGGACAGTGAGCACCCACTCGCTCGCGCCATCACCGGTGCGGCGGAGACCCGTGACGTGGCTGTGCCGAGTGCCAGCGACTTCTCCTCGTCGCCAGCCGTGGGCGTAAAAGCGACGGTCGAGGCAAGAACGGTCGAAGTCGGCGGCCCCTACCTGCTTGAGCAGCACTCCGTAGACGAGCTTCCGGTCGCCGACCAGTGGCGCGAGGAAGATGCGATCATCTTGCACGTGCTCGCCGACGGCGAGGTGATCGGAGCCTTGCGGCTTGCCGACGAGATCCGTCCCGAGTCCCGCGACGCCGTCGACGCTCTGCGCGCTTCTGGCGTTCAGGTCGTCATGATTACCGGCGATGCGCAAGCGGTCGCCGACTCCGTCGCTCACGATCTGGGTATTGACCGGGTCTTCGCGGGCGTGCGTCCCGAGCACAAAGCTGCAAAAGTCAAGGAGCTGCAGGGCGAGGGCCACAAGGTCGCCATGGTCGGCGACGGCGTCAACGACGCCCCCGCGCTGGCCCAGGCCAATGTCGGCATCGCGATCGGTGCCGGCACAGACGTGGCCATCGGCTCGGCGGGCGTCGTCCTGGCAAGCTCCGACCCGCGTTTGGTGCTTTCGGTCATCGAGCTCTCCCGTGCGACCTACCGGAAGATGAAGCAGAACCTGTGGTGGGCGGCAGGCTACAACCTGCTGTCCGTGCCGCTGGCCGCCGGTATCCTCGCCCCAATCGGGTTCGTGATGCCGATGAGCGTCGGCGCAATCCTGATGTCGGCCTCGACCGTCGTCGTCGCCCTCAATGCGCAGTTGCTCCGCCGTCTCGACCTCACCCCACAGGGCAGCGCCGACCGTATGCTCAACCGATCCAAGTGA